In the genome of Phlebotomus papatasi isolate M1 chromosome 2, Ppap_2.1, whole genome shotgun sequence, one region contains:
- the LOC129800458 gene encoding probable serine/threonine-protein kinase mps1, translating to MEVSRSFLIITLVAILISCGSVNGRRTKRMYAMCPPKFVRLGNECYYFATEKASWLDAHFECKDRNSKLAEPFKFEDYRLRKYLQRLETERTPKWIGGIYNWERKTWQWGYNGRLMKYQAFSQMKPGSTEDMKFHCSMMNPTLKFKWSAKPCVEQYNFICQHRMPFVSERNRRRVYAKWNETFPNELANEIEVIVTSNPNNQSSNIHHRSVNRRGHHINNIPNDDNLNPEAISRRNQRLNRRGRMDHQRIHRRRPPIVDIGRPIVSYAPDPVVEVRLDSRRQQARHRQRYPRPSVSRHHQRHPTPTLPTSTSVYDYRIETQPRTTPSTTTTTTTTTTTTPSTTTTEWSNRIYEQPVEHHHRDHHHHNHHREREKQDNEVYEPTTTPTTTTPTTTTTTEATTHARKMSELEKKRRRDELRQRLSRLSPEKQRQYLLMRQKKLEERMRNETA from the exons ATGGAAGTTTCAAGAAGTTTCCTTATCATCACACTCGTCG CAATACTGATCAGTTGTGGTTCAGTGAATGGACGTCGAACCAAACGAATGTATGCCATGTGCCCGCCAAAATTTGTACGACTTGGCAATGAGTGCTACTACTTTGCCACCGAGAAGGCCAGCTGGCTAGATGCTCACTTTGAGTGCAAAGACCGCAATAGTAAACTTGCAGAACCATTCAAATTTGAAGATTACCGTCTGCGGAAGTATCTGCAGCGCTTGGAAACAG AGAGGACACCCAAATGGATTGGTGGCATTTACAATTGGGAGCGCAAGACATGGCAATGGGGCTACAATGGACGACTCATGAAGTACCAGGCATTCAGTCAAATGAAACCAGG gagCACCGAAGACATGAAATTTCACTGTTCCATGATGAATCCCACCTTGAAATTCaa GTGGTCAGCAAAACCATGTGTTGAGCAGTACAATTTCATTTGTCAACACCGGATGCCCTTTGTGAGTGAACGAAATCGCCGACGGGTATATGCAAAATGGAACGAAACATTCCCCAATGAATTGGCCAATGAGATTGAGGTGATTGTAACATCAAATCCTAACAATCAATCATCAAACATCCACCACAGATCGGTCAATCGCCGTGGACACCATATCAACAATATACCAAATGATGATAACCTCAATCCAGAGGCTATATCTAGGCGGAATCAGCGTCTCAATCGTCGTGGGAGAATGGACCATCAGAGAATACACCGTAGACGACCACCAATTGTTGATATTGGACGTCCTATTGTCTCCTATGCTCCAGATCCTGTGGTAGAAGTACGGCTAGATAGTCGACGACAACAAGCCCGGCACAGGCAGAGGTACCCTAGGCCCTCAGTTTCTAGGCATCACCAGCGACATCCTACACCAACTCTGCCAACATCAACCTCAGTGTATGACTACCGGATAGAAACTCAACCAAGGACTACACCTTCTACCACGACGACCACAACAACCACAACAACAACGACACCTAGCACAACGACAACAGAATGGTCTAATAGAATCTACGAACAACCTGTCGAACATCACCATAGggatcatcatcatcataatcATCACCGAGAAAGGGAGAAACAGGACAACGAAGTCTACGAACCTACTACAACACCAACGACAACAAcgccaacaacaacaacaacaactgAGGCCACAACACATGCGCGAAAAATGTCCGAATTGGAAAAGAAACGACGCCGTGATGAACTACGTCAACGTCTGAGTCGCTTATCGCCAGAAAAGCAACGTCAGTACCTCTTGATGCGTCAGAAGAAACTCGAGGAGAGGATGAGGAATGAAACAGCATAA